From Melitaea cinxia chromosome 23, ilMelCinx1.1, whole genome shotgun sequence, the proteins below share one genomic window:
- the LOC123664978 gene encoding uncharacterized protein LOC123664978 has translation MSFNKESAGDSKNSARGLSDLSGESCRVGVRIPPFWPQEPALWFAQVEGQFALANITNDVTKFYYVTSHLDHIYASEVKDIIIAPPETNKYEKLKTELTKRLSASREKEVQQLLMHEELGDRKPSQFLRHLQHLAGPNIPEDFLKTIWTSRLPNSIQAVLAAQPTTPLATLAEVADRVNDIVPSSPAVASASMSTQNTLDQMAKMIADLTKQVQALKVQQSRRPRSMSRGRDRRKRSSSRTHSSHERYPYCWYHKIHGSRARRCVKPCDFASGNAPDSR, from the coding sequence ATGAGTTTTAACAAAGAAAGTGCAGGTGATTCGAAAAACTCAGCGCGCGGGTTGTCGGACTTATCTGGTGAATCGTGCCGCGTTGGAGTGCGTATACCTCCTTTTTGGCCTCAAGAACCAGCATTATGGTTTGCTCAAGTCGAGGGACAATTTGCTTTAGCGAATATAACGAACGATGTCACTAAGTTTTACTACGTAACATCACACTTAGATCACATCTACGCTTCGGAAGTGAAGGATATAATTATCGCTCCACccgaaacaaataaatatgaaaagttaAAGACCGAATTAACAAAAAGATTATCCGCATCTCGGGAAAAGGAAGTGCAGCAACTATTGATGCATGAGGAACTAGGCGATCGTAAACCGTCTCAGTTTTTACGACATTTACAACATCTGGCCGGACCTAATATACCGGAAGATTTCCTCAAGACTATATGGACCAGCCGCTTGCCTAATAGCATTCAGGCAGTCCTAGCAGCACAGCCAACCACTCCTTTAGCGACACTAGCGGAAGTAGCTGATCGAGTAAATGATATTGTTCCTTCCTCTCCAGCTGTTGCGAGTGCTTCGATGTCAACTCAAAACACACTCGATCAAATGGCAAAAATGATTGCGGACCTCACGAAGCAAGTACAGGCTTTAAAGGTTCAACAGTCAAGACGGCCACGATCCATGTCTAGGGGAAGAGACAGACGTAAGCGCAGTTCCAGCAGAACACACTCCTCTCACGAGAGATATCCTTACTGTTGGTATCACAAGATACATGGTTCTCGAGCAAGGAGGTGTGTTAAGCCTTGCGATTTCGCCTCGGGAAATGCTCCGGACAGTCGCTAA